A portion of the Blastochloris tepida genome contains these proteins:
- the rpmE gene encoding 50S ribosomal protein L31, with amino-acid sequence MKPDIHPDYHVIKVVMTDGTTYDTRSTWGNPGDTLNLDIDPNTHPAWTGGQQQLLDRGGRVSRFQKKFAGFGFKA; translated from the coding sequence ATGAAGCCCGACATCCATCCCGACTATCACGTCATCAAGGTCGTGATGACCGACGGCACGACCTACGACACCCGCTCGACCTGGGGCAACCCCGGCGATACCCTGAACCTCGACATCGATCCCAACACCCATCCGGCCTGGACCGGTGGTCAGCAGCAGCTGCTCGACCGCGGCGGCCGCGTGTCGCGGTTCCAGAAGAAGTTCGCCGGGTTCGGCTTCAAGGCCTGA